In one window of Paraflavitalea soli DNA:
- a CDS encoding SusC/RagA family TonB-linked outer membrane protein, which yields MRKIVFILMAIVGAVTCTCAQDTATIAVTITGTVINEQKEPIPGVTVTIKDQPGLGISTNEKGVYTIKANKYQWLVFSHIGFGQQEIMIKDGLTIHVTLSASGKKAMDEIIVTALGRQKKATVTGAITTVDVSTLKTSTSSITNALAGNVSGVLAMQGSGQPGSNASEFWIRGISTFGAGTSALVLVDGFERSLNEINIEDIETFTVLKDASTTAIYGSRGANGVVLITTKKGKTDKVSINGKYEGSYNTRTFTPKFVDGYTYASLMNEARVTRNEEPFYSIEDLALIRNQLDPDLFPDISWMDMFLKRGAITQRAALNFDGGGSLARYFVSGSYINEGGMYETGENLKGYNTNANYKRWNYRANIDMNLTATTLVRVGVSGSLGKQNLPGGTYEEIWASLMGQNPISIPIKYSTGQVASRGGAEKQNPWVLITQQGYIENWQNKIQTNVTLEQNLKFITPGLRFVGRFGYDNNNNNYIRRMKWPEGWIAERQRESNGDLRLKRTITEQLLTQRSDATGDRAETFQGELHYTKTIQSHSFGGIVQYTQEKKVNTSNYAEDLMQGIERRNQRVAGRFTYGFRSRYFFDVNFGYNGSENFATGHQFGLFPAVSGAWNVAEEEFIQKKLPWMDMFKIRYSFGKVGNDYMPVRFPYLASFSTNAEAGYNWGDLESKNSYSGLTYSRVASNSITWEVSTKHDLGLDFSFFGDKFGGALDYFHEQRDGIYMERQFIADIVGLKGQDPRANVGSTVSSGFDGQVKFSQQINKLNLSVRGTMTYSRNKILEADEQYSNYPYTTRAGFRVNQNKGLVALGLFESYEDIRNSPTQDFGRVAPGDIKYKDINGDGTINDNDIVAVGATRYPNLVYGFGLSANWKGFDASVLFQGAGKSSFFINGFTVYPFSQGDWGNILSDVVESGRWVLGENEDPRAAYPRLSYNGSANNYRASTYWLRESSYIRLKTVDAGYTFPKAITNRMGVKTMRVYFLGTNLLTFSKFKMWDPEMNSTNGQAYPLAKTFTFGLTVNL from the coding sequence ATGAGAAAAATTGTCTTTATACTAATGGCAATTGTTGGGGCTGTTACCTGTACCTGTGCACAGGATACGGCCACCATCGCCGTTACCATTACCGGCACGGTCATTAATGAGCAGAAAGAACCGATACCGGGCGTAACGGTAACGATCAAAGATCAGCCCGGCCTGGGCATCAGCACCAACGAAAAAGGAGTCTATACCATAAAGGCCAATAAATACCAGTGGCTTGTTTTTTCGCACATAGGCTTCGGGCAGCAGGAGATCATGATAAAAGATGGGTTGACCATCCATGTAACGCTTAGCGCCTCGGGAAAAAAAGCCATGGATGAAATCATTGTAACGGCATTGGGGCGTCAGAAAAAAGCTACGGTAACGGGCGCTATCACCACGGTCGATGTCTCCACGCTTAAAACATCCACTTCCAGCATTACCAATGCACTGGCAGGCAACGTCTCAGGGGTGCTGGCGATGCAGGGGAGCGGACAGCCGGGCAGCAACGCCTCCGAATTCTGGATACGGGGTATATCCACGTTTGGCGCAGGCACATCAGCCCTGGTATTGGTCGATGGTTTTGAAAGAAGCCTGAACGAGATCAATATTGAAGACATTGAAACCTTTACCGTGCTGAAGGATGCATCCACCACCGCCATATACGGCTCCCGGGGAGCAAACGGGGTAGTGCTGATCACCACTAAAAAAGGTAAAACGGATAAGGTAAGCATCAATGGCAAGTACGAGGGATCTTACAATACCCGGACGTTTACCCCCAAATTTGTTGATGGGTACACCTATGCCAGCCTGATGAACGAAGCACGCGTTACCCGCAACGAAGAGCCGTTTTATTCTATAGAAGACCTGGCGCTGATCAGGAACCAATTGGATCCCGACCTGTTCCCGGACATTAGCTGGATGGACATGTTCCTGAAACGTGGCGCTATTACGCAGCGTGCCGCACTCAATTTCGACGGCGGCGGTTCGCTGGCGCGCTATTTTGTATCCGGCAGCTATATTAATGAGGGCGGCATGTACGAAACGGGCGAAAACCTGAAAGGCTACAATACCAATGCCAACTATAAACGCTGGAACTACCGCGCCAATATAGATATGAATCTTACGGCCACCACCCTGGTAAGGGTAGGCGTGAGCGGTAGCCTGGGTAAGCAAAACCTGCCGGGCGGCACTTATGAGGAGATATGGGCATCGCTCATGGGACAAAATCCCATCTCGATCCCCATTAAGTATTCTACCGGACAAGTAGCATCAAGAGGAGGTGCTGAAAAGCAAAACCCCTGGGTGTTGATCACCCAGCAGGGCTATATTGAAAACTGGCAAAACAAGATCCAAACCAATGTTACACTGGAGCAGAACCTGAAATTTATCACGCCCGGCCTGCGTTTCGTAGGACGCTTTGGTTACGACAACAATAACAACAACTACATACGCCGCATGAAATGGCCCGAAGGATGGATCGCAGAACGGCAGCGTGAGTCGAACGGCGACCTGCGGTTAAAAAGAACGATTACCGAGCAGCTGCTAACCCAGCGCTCGGATGCAACCGGCGACAGGGCAGAAACCTTCCAGGGAGAACTGCACTATACCAAAACCATTCAAAGCCACAGTTTCGGAGGAATTGTTCAGTACACCCAGGAAAAAAAGGTGAACACTTCCAATTATGCCGAAGACCTGATGCAGGGTATAGAACGCCGCAATCAACGGGTGGCAGGCCGTTTTACCTATGGTTTCCGGTCGCGTTATTTCTTTGATGTAAACTTTGGGTATAACGGTTCGGAAAACTTTGCTACCGGGCATCAGTTCGGACTGTTCCCGGCTGTTTCCGGCGCCTGGAACGTAGCGGAAGAAGAATTTATACAGAAAAAGCTGCCCTGGATGGACATGTTCAAGATCCGCTATTCCTTTGGGAAAGTGGGCAACGATTATATGCCTGTCCGCTTCCCTTACCTGGCCTCCTTTAGCACCAATGCGGAGGCAGGCTACAACTGGGGCGATCTCGAAAGTAAAAACAGCTATTCCGGGCTCACCTACTCAAGGGTAGCCTCCAACAGCATTACCTGGGAAGTGTCTACCAAGCACGATCTGGGCCTGGATTTTTCTTTTTTCGGAGACAAGTTCGGCGGTGCGCTCGATTATTTTCATGAGCAGCGCGATGGCATCTATATGGAAAGGCAATTCATCGCGGACATTGTAGGGTTGAAAGGGCAGGATCCCCGGGCCAACGTAGGTTCTACGGTATCCAGCGGCTTTGATGGACAAGTGAAATTCTCTCAGCAGATCAACAAACTAAACCTCAGCGTGCGCGGTACCATGACCTATAGCCGCAACAAAATACTGGAAGCGGATGAACAGTACAGCAACTATCCCTATACAACGCGTGCAGGTTTTAGGGTAAATCAAAACAAAGGCCTCGTTGCGCTGGGGTTATTTGAAAGTTATGAAGATATCCGCAACAGCCCTACCCAGGATTTTGGAAGGGTAGCGCCGGGCGATATTAAATACAAGGACATTAATGGCGATGGAACCATTAATGACAATGATATTGTGGCGGTAGGCGCCACCCGCTATCCCAATCTGGTGTACGGTTTTGGTCTATCTGCTAACTGGAAAGGTTTTGATGCCAGTGTATTATTTCAGGGAGCCGGCAAGTCCTCTTTCTTTATAAACGGATTCACGGTGTATCCCTTTAGCCAGGGCGATTGGGGTAATATCCTTAGTGATGTGGTAGAGTCAGGCCGCTGGGTGCTGGGTGAAAATGAAGATCCCAGGGCCGCTTACCCCAGGCTGAGCTATAATGGAAGCGCCAACAATTACCGGGCATCTACCTACTGGCTGCGTGAAAGTTCTTATATACGGTTAAAAACGGTGGATGCCGGATATACTTTCCCCAAAGCGATCACCAACAGGATGGGTGTAAAAACGATGCGCGTGTACTTCCTGGGCACCAACCTGCTTACTTTCTCCAAATTTAAGATGTGGGATCCTGAAATGAATAGCACCAATGGCCAGGCTTATCCGCTGGCTAAAACATTCACTTTTGGCTTAACCGTAAACCTGTAA
- a CDS encoding DUF4973 domain-containing protein, giving the protein MKSVQKYILIAILGFLFSGCTAEWEDELYIQMVSFKTKLNSEGVAPVYLRYNKNGEVVYKLPLIVSGSQPNQSDKYVKIEVDNDTLNIYNKEKYQYRTDLYFKQLPAQFFELPSPTCFIPRGSNTQNYPVKFKFDNLDLVERYVLPLTIKEDPSYITNTRKGWRKALLNVIPFNDYSGNYSATSMNAYFDGQTTNPLVSSTRTAWVVDERSVFFYAGVTEERSEARGGYKIVMEFLEPVKEGNGDLVGALNVHATNDAIHFEMLGQPSYKITQTVDPTKKYLVKQYCTVNLRYKYDDITTMPGTPVRYRVEGTMTMERQRNILIPDEDQAIEW; this is encoded by the coding sequence ATGAAAAGTGTACAAAAATATATACTGATAGCCATATTGGGCTTTCTGTTCAGCGGCTGCACGGCAGAGTGGGAGGATGAACTTTATATACAGATGGTGTCCTTTAAAACCAAGCTGAACAGCGAAGGTGTTGCCCCCGTATACCTGCGCTATAATAAAAATGGTGAGGTGGTGTACAAGCTGCCCCTCATCGTAAGCGGATCGCAGCCCAATCAATCCGATAAGTACGTTAAAATAGAGGTGGATAATGATACCCTCAATATTTATAACAAAGAGAAATACCAGTACCGAACCGATCTGTATTTTAAACAACTGCCTGCGCAGTTCTTTGAATTGCCTTCACCCACCTGTTTTATTCCCAGGGGATCCAATACGCAAAACTACCCCGTAAAGTTCAAATTCGACAACCTGGACCTGGTGGAACGTTATGTGCTGCCACTTACCATCAAAGAAGATCCGTCTTATATTACCAATACCCGTAAGGGCTGGCGGAAAGCTTTATTGAACGTGATACCCTTTAATGATTACTCAGGCAATTATTCAGCTACCTCCATGAACGCGTATTTTGATGGTCAGACCACAAACCCGCTGGTATCGAGCACCAGAACCGCCTGGGTGGTAGATGAAAGATCGGTATTCTTTTACGCTGGTGTAACCGAGGAAAGGTCTGAAGCCCGGGGCGGGTATAAAATAGTCATGGAGTTTTTGGAGCCTGTTAAAGAAGGCAACGGCGACCTGGTAGGGGCATTAAATGTGCACGCGACCAACGACGCCATCCATTTTGAAATGCTTGGCCAGCCCAGCTATAAGATCACGCAGACGGTTGATCCCACTAAGAAATACCTGGTAAAACAATATTGTACCGTAAACCTGCGGTACAAATATGATGATATTACCACCATGCCAGGTACACCGGTAAGGTACCGGGTGGAAGGTACTATGACCATGGAGCGCCAGCGAAATATACTGATACCGGATGAGGACCAGGCTATAGAATGGTAA
- a CDS encoding RagB/SusD family nutrient uptake outer membrane protein: MKQKQIIIGVLLTGVIACLASCRKYLNVEHYFNDRQSEERIFKSKDYTEQWLASAYNALLNNNLEMGNTGNNLTNYSDDMYFNESSGGNGEKYRRFKFGEYDHTWVQSWSQSYGGIRQASVMLNSMSDGSTFTESQVAGYKAQARFVRAYLYWLLLRKYGPVPIMPVKGVNYDDSYDNLSYPRNTYDEVATFIAEEMALAAKDLPLKWDNRNIARPTRGAALATRAKALLFAASPLANGNPEMADFTNDKGQPLISLQYNEEKWARAAAACKDVIDLGVYKLYTTVSRTRGTTDYPATITPPFHPDYSVRNFPDGWADIDPFESYRSVFNGELYASENPEMIFTRGDNQINAEGGIMALARLQMPKTGGGYNSHGLTLKQCDAYCMDDGTPFDRQAVRSKYGNNMFVQASELNDFKPLLANVWKEFAHREPRFYASVAYSGALWTMSSAVSNLPTVTNQQIHYYRGEFNGYINGDTWLPTGIGIMKFVNPKDNNSGNGGKIFPKVDLAIRYADILLMYAESLNELSGTYTIPSWDSSASNAVSRNIEDMKKAIGQVRIRGGIPNFDLSIYGSKEELRKKIKRERQVEFLGENQRYYDLRRWKDAPADEAEQIYGFNTFMTKDQATLFYTPVRVPLLQTTFSRKMYFWPIDWDELKKNKRLNQSPGWPSFD, translated from the coding sequence ATGAAGCAAAAACAAATTATAATAGGCGTGTTGTTAACAGGTGTGATAGCCTGTCTGGCATCCTGCCGTAAGTACCTTAACGTAGAGCATTACTTCAATGACCGGCAAAGCGAGGAGCGTATCTTCAAAAGCAAGGACTATACGGAACAGTGGCTCGCCAGCGCCTACAATGCGTTGTTGAACAACAACCTGGAGATGGGCAATACGGGTAATAACCTGACCAATTATTCGGATGATATGTACTTCAACGAATCCTCGGGGGGCAATGGAGAAAAGTACCGGAGGTTCAAATTCGGAGAATACGACCATACCTGGGTTCAGTCCTGGTCCCAATCCTATGGAGGCATCCGCCAGGCATCCGTCATGCTCAACAGTATGTCGGATGGCAGCACCTTCACCGAAAGTCAGGTGGCCGGTTATAAGGCGCAGGCGCGGTTTGTGCGCGCTTACCTGTACTGGCTGCTATTGCGCAAGTATGGCCCGGTACCCATCATGCCCGTTAAAGGGGTGAACTATGACGACAGCTATGATAACCTTTCTTACCCCCGCAACACCTATGATGAAGTGGCCACTTTTATAGCCGAAGAGATGGCGCTGGCTGCGAAGGACCTTCCCCTCAAGTGGGACAATCGCAATATTGCCCGTCCCACACGTGGCGCGGCATTGGCTACCCGTGCCAAAGCCTTGCTCTTCGCTGCCAGTCCGCTGGCCAATGGTAACCCGGAAATGGCTGATTTTACCAATGATAAGGGACAACCACTGATCTCCCTGCAGTACAACGAAGAAAAATGGGCCCGGGCAGCAGCTGCCTGCAAGGATGTGATAGATCTCGGCGTGTACAAACTCTACACCACGGTGTCCAGGACAAGGGGCACTACGGATTATCCGGCGACCATTACCCCGCCGTTTCATCCTGACTATTCTGTGCGGAATTTTCCCGATGGCTGGGCCGACATTGATCCTTTCGAATCTTACCGGTCGGTGTTTAATGGAGAACTGTACGCTTCCGAAAACCCTGAAATGATCTTTACCCGGGGCGACAACCAGATCAATGCAGAGGGTGGTATAATGGCGTTGGCCAGACTGCAGATGCCTAAAACGGGAGGGGGATACAATTCTCATGGCCTTACACTGAAACAATGTGATGCCTACTGCATGGACGACGGAACGCCTTTTGACAGGCAGGCTGTACGCAGTAAGTACGGCAATAATATGTTTGTGCAGGCAAGTGAATTAAATGACTTTAAGCCATTGCTGGCCAATGTATGGAAAGAATTTGCCCACCGCGAACCCCGTTTTTATGCTTCGGTGGCTTATAGTGGCGCACTTTGGACCATGTCCAGCGCGGTGAGCAATCTACCTACCGTTACTAACCAGCAGATACATTATTACCGCGGTGAGTTTAATGGTTATATAAACGGAGATACCTGGCTGCCCACCGGTATTGGCATCATGAAATTCGTTAACCCCAAAGACAATAACAGCGGCAATGGAGGTAAGATATTTCCCAAAGTGGATCTTGCCATCCGTTATGCAGATATCCTGCTGATGTATGCCGAATCGCTGAATGAACTGAGCGGTACTTATACTATTCCTTCCTGGGATAGCAGCGCCTCCAATGCCGTATCCAGGAATATAGAGGACATGAAAAAAGCGATTGGACAAGTACGCATCCGCGGAGGTATACCCAACTTCGATCTGTCCATCTATGGCAGTAAGGAGGAACTGCGTAAGAAAATAAAACGCGAACGGCAGGTAGAGTTCCTGGGTGAAAACCAGCGCTACTACGACCTGCGTCGGTGGAAAGATGCGCCGGCAGATGAAGCAGAGCAGATATATGGCTTTAATACTTTTATGACGAAGGATCAGGCCACCCTGTTTTACACACCGGTTCGCGTGCCGCTATTACAAACTACTTTTTCCCGGAAAATGTATTTCTGGCCTATCGATTGGGATGAGCTGAAGAAAAACAAACGCCTGAATCAGTCGCCGGGCTGGCCTTCATTTGATTAA